A genomic window from Triticum aestivum cultivar Chinese Spring unplaced genomic scaffold, IWGSC CS RefSeq v2.1 scaffold31074, whole genome shotgun sequence includes:
- the LOC123172743 gene encoding uncharacterized protein, with protein sequence MEVKKRAAAIAALCVLLVMSVPPQQRAAAETFCECYQPCHDGCSRSGWICKVDCIQKCKEEGYPEESRAACLWVCSTDSVCGPSAAPTDAEGAAACKHECHRRWGLV encoded by the exons ATGGAGGTGAAGAAGAGGGCGGCCGCCATTGCCGCACTGTGCGtgctcctcgtcatgtcagtgccGCCCCAGCAGCGGGCGGCCGCCGAGACCTTCTGCGAGTGCTACCAGCCCTGCCACGACGGGTGCAGCCGCAGCGGATGGATCTGCAAAGTCGACTGCATCCAGAAATGCAAGGAAGAAGGCTACCCCGAGGAGAGCCGCGCCGCCTGCCTCTGGGTCTGCAGCACCGACTCCGTCTGCGGCCCGTCGGCGGCGCCCACCG ATGCAGAAGGCGCTGCGGCTTGTAAGCACGAGTGCCACAGGAGGTGGGGCCTGGTTTAA